One genomic region from Pyrobaculum islandicum DSM 4184 encodes:
- a CDS encoding HTH domain-containing protein, giving the protein MPSGVKAKIYEYLSQNKGKEFTAEEIAKVLGVEKVAIVRAQLTRLVREGKVEKTAEGRYRAK; this is encoded by the coding sequence ATGCCATCTGGCGTAAAAGCTAAAATATACGAATATCTGTCCCAGAATAAAGGTAAAGAATTTACAGCAGAAGAAATAGCAAAAGTCCTAGGTGTAGAAAAAGTAGCAATTGTAAGAGCACAACTCACCAGGCTTGTGAGAGAGGGAAAGGTAGAGAAAACAGCAGAAGGCCGCTATAGAGCAAAGTAA
- a CDS encoding 30S ribosomal protein S4e gives MVHLRRTTAPYWWPIPRKIGGVWVVRSSPGPHSLAYSLPLAIIIRDVLKYAKTMREARYIISRGYVKIDGVIRKDYKFPVGLMDVVEIVPTGEIYRVVPDEKKYYALIPISSEEATLKLLRVEGKTAVKGGKLQLHFHDGRNLIVSQDVGRHIKTFDTVLYDLQNKNIKMHIPFKLGAYAVVTRGGNVGFSGKLYEIVWTLKRRQSVVALKRNEEVRRTILDYIMITGSEAPVIKISP, from the coding sequence ATGGTACATCTACGTCGTACAACTGCACCATACTGGTGGCCTATACCGCGGAAGATCGGAGGAGTATGGGTAGTAAGATCTTCTCCAGGGCCCCATAGTCTTGCCTATTCGTTGCCACTTGCAATAATCATAAGAGACGTACTAAAATATGCTAAGACAATGCGTGAAGCAAGATATATAATATCGAGAGGATATGTAAAAATCGACGGCGTTATTAGAAAAGACTATAAGTTCCCAGTGGGTCTTATGGACGTTGTAGAAATCGTGCCAACGGGAGAAATTTACAGAGTTGTGCCAGACGAGAAAAAGTATTATGCCCTCATTCCTATTTCTTCAGAAGAGGCAACGTTGAAATTGCTAAGGGTAGAGGGGAAAACTGCAGTAAAAGGTGGTAAGTTGCAACTACATTTCCACGATGGTAGAAACTTAATAGTATCTCAAGACGTAGGTCGTCATATAAAAACCTTTGATACTGTGCTATACGATTTACAGAATAAAAATATAAAAATGCATATACCATTTAAGCTGGGAGCCTATGCTGTAGTCACCCGCGGTGGTAATGTAGGCTTCTCTGGAAAATTATATGAAATTGTTTGGACACTAAAAAGAAGACAGTCCGTTGTCGCGTTAAAAAGAAATGAAGAAGTGAGAAGAACAATTCTAGATTACATAATGATAACAGGATCTGAAGCTCCTGTTATAAAAATCTCTCCTTAA
- a CDS encoding ACT domain-containing protein, with the protein MSNINIIVPKSLDALGRVIAITRRAKVQLINMSVTLEDSMYKIYMRVEGPPDEVRWLVAKLDKLPEVLKIEEYINS; encoded by the coding sequence ATGAGTAATATTAACATAATTGTGCCAAAGTCTTTAGACGCCCTTGGCCGCGTTATAGCAATTACGCGCAGAGCAAAAGTCCAACTGATTAACATGTCTGTAACACTAGAGGACTCTATGTATAAGATTTACATGAGAGTAGAGGGACCTCCAGATGAAGTTCGATGGCTAGTTGCTAAGCTGGATAAATTACCCGAGGTGTTAAAAATAGAAGAATATATAAACAGCTAG
- a CDS encoding NUDIX hydrolase, translating to MVKKCVVASGVLIRDDRVLMVKHRRLGVYLYPGGHVEEGETPIETLVREFEEETGLVVEPIGYVHGIKDDNVVERPLPFVILEEVVQYPEEVHIHFDLIYLVREVGGVLRSGMWIDISDIDSIETYPNVRNVIKLATRAINTLYRGKNV from the coding sequence ATGGTTAAGAAATGTGTCGTTGCTAGCGGTGTATTGATAAGGGACGACAGAGTCTTAATGGTAAAACACAGGCGACTTGGCGTATATCTCTACCCAGGCGGGCATGTGGAAGAGGGAGAAACTCCTATAGAAACTCTTGTGAGAGAGTTTGAAGAAGAAACGGGCTTAGTAGTAGAGCCCATAGGATATGTTCACGGCATAAAAGACGATAATGTTGTTGAAAGGCCGCTTCCCTTTGTCATATTAGAGGAGGTTGTACAATACCCAGAGGAGGTGCATATACATTTCGATCTCATTTACTTAGTAAGAGAGGTGGGAGGTGTTCTAAGAAGTGGCATGTGGATTGACATATCAGATATAGACAGCATAGAGACGTATCCAAATGTGCGAAATGTAATAAAATTGGCTACAAGAGCTATAAATACTCTATATAGAGGGAAGAACGTTTAA
- the ilvB gene encoding biosynthetic-type acetolactate synthase large subunit gives MANVGGNFGARNGDSKRVVDKLVETFKAYKIKHILGIPGGSIMTLYDALYDQEIEPILFRHEQGAMHAAEGYARVSGKPAVVAVTSGPGATNVVTGLTNAYMDSTPLVVITGQVATNIFGRDGFQETDILGVVTPITKFVYQVRKPSEASSAFKTAYEISILGRPGPTLIDLPRDIQIAPAPDYEDKIVVNREKFIPPPPDVDKTRLAAKYLSEAERPVILVGGGVLWSGATPEVLELAKTLYAPIVSTLPGKAAIPHDFPLYMGPAGMHGRAEADAALANADVILAVGTRFSDRTWGRFKELIEYVKSGRIKLIHIDIDKSEIGKNVKPTIGIVGDAKETLRLLLDYIHVSSFRNQKFIDWLLEIRKKYEETMAKISASTPAFHPWKALKILRAAAPRDTITVTGVGSHQMWAEIVWDVYEPGTFITSAGLGTMGFCVPAALGAKLAARERPVLCIDGDGSFQMTMNNLALVRDYNLPIVVVIFDNRALQLVKQWQIYLYQRRIIATEFSKRPDFLKIAEAYDIDAIRPESYEQLEKAVAKALRNNEPLIVDLTIDSEYDIVLPWVKPGDWLTSAILPPGMDVKLTYE, from the coding sequence ATAGCTAATGTCGGGGGTAATTTCGGGGCTCGAAACGGGGATTCAAAACGAGTTGTAGACAAACTAGTTGAAACATTCAAAGCCTATAAGATAAAACATATCTTGGGAATACCCGGCGGGTCTATAATGACGTTATATGATGCATTATACGACCAAGAGATAGAGCCTATCCTATTTCGCCACGAACAAGGCGCAATGCACGCGGCAGAAGGCTATGCTAGAGTTTCAGGGAAGCCGGCTGTTGTAGCTGTTACAAGCGGTCCAGGGGCTACAAACGTCGTGACTGGGCTAACCAACGCATATATGGACTCTACGCCTCTAGTAGTAATCACGGGACAGGTAGCTACAAACATATTTGGGAGAGACGGATTCCAAGAAACAGATATCCTAGGCGTGGTAACTCCAATTACAAAATTTGTATACCAGGTTAGAAAACCCTCAGAAGCTTCTTCAGCGTTTAAAACAGCCTATGAGATTTCAATCTTAGGAAGACCTGGGCCTACATTAATAGATCTCCCCAGAGATATCCAAATTGCCCCTGCACCCGATTACGAGGATAAAATCGTTGTAAATAGAGAGAAGTTTATACCGCCTCCGCCAGATGTAGATAAAACTAGACTTGCAGCTAAATATCTATCGGAGGCCGAAAGACCAGTAATTCTTGTAGGAGGCGGCGTGTTGTGGTCAGGCGCCACTCCAGAGGTTTTAGAGCTTGCAAAAACTCTATACGCGCCCATCGTTTCTACTCTACCTGGCAAAGCGGCAATACCCCACGACTTTCCGCTATACATGGGACCCGCCGGTATGCATGGCCGGGCTGAGGCCGATGCCGCGTTAGCAAATGCAGATGTCATATTAGCAGTGGGCACTAGATTTAGCGATAGGACGTGGGGACGTTTCAAAGAGTTGATAGAATATGTAAAGAGCGGCAGAATTAAGCTAATCCATATTGATATAGATAAAAGCGAGATAGGTAAAAATGTAAAACCAACTATAGGCATAGTAGGAGATGCAAAAGAAACACTAAGACTACTACTAGACTACATACACGTATCAAGTTTTAGAAATCAGAAATTTATAGATTGGCTCCTAGAAATTCGAAAAAAATATGAAGAAACCATGGCTAAGATATCGGCGTCAACGCCGGCATTTCATCCGTGGAAGGCGTTGAAAATCCTAAGGGCCGCGGCTCCTAGAGATACGATTACTGTCACTGGCGTTGGCTCGCATCAGATGTGGGCAGAAATTGTATGGGACGTCTATGAACCTGGGACATTTATAACATCCGCTGGGCTAGGCACAATGGGCTTCTGCGTCCCGGCCGCGTTAGGAGCTAAACTAGCCGCAAGAGAGAGACCTGTCTTGTGTATTGACGGAGATGGATCCTTCCAGATGACTATGAACAATCTAGCTCTCGTAAGAGATTATAACTTGCCCATAGTGGTCGTAATTTTTGACAACAGAGCTTTGCAGTTAGTTAAACAATGGCAGATATACCTATACCAGAGGAGAATAATTGCGACTGAGTTTAGCAAGAGGCCCGACTTCTTAAAGATAGCAGAGGCGTACGATATAGATGCAATTAGGCCAGAGAGTTACGAACAGCTAGAGAAAGCTGTGGCAAAAGCGTTGAGAAATAACGAACCTTTGATAGTGGACTTGACGATTGATAGCGAATACGACATAGTGCTACCGTGGGTTAAGCCTGGCGATTGGTTAACTTCCGCAATATTACCGCCAGGTATGGATGTCAAATTGACGTATGAGTAA
- the ribH gene encoding 6,7-dimethyl-8-ribityllumazine synthase — MVKLALVVAEFNYDITQLMLQKALEHAKFLGAEVTYVVKVPGVFDIPMVLKELASKNDVDAIATLGAVIQGATKHDEIVATQAARKILDIAVEVDKPITLGIIGHGANRIQALERVEEYARRAVEAAVKLARRKRALKEAKYTGSTVYID, encoded by the coding sequence ATGGTTAAACTCGCGCTTGTAGTAGCAGAGTTTAACTACGATATTACACAACTAATGTTACAAAAAGCTCTTGAACATGCGAAGTTTTTAGGCGCTGAGGTCACGTATGTAGTTAAAGTCCCTGGTGTTTTTGACATACCAATGGTGTTAAAAGAGTTGGCGTCGAAAAACGATGTTGATGCGATTGCCACACTTGGCGCGGTGATACAAGGCGCGACAAAACATGACGAAATAGTCGCTACTCAAGCTGCTAGGAAAATACTAGATATCGCAGTTGAAGTGGACAAGCCTATTACTCTCGGGATTATTGGACATGGCGCAAATAGAATACAGGCGCTTGAGAGAGTAGAAGAGTATGCCAGACGTGCTGTAGAGGCAGCTGTAAAATTAGCGAGAAGAAAGAGAGCTCTAAAGGAGGCGAAATATACAGGTTCGACGGTGTATATAGACTAG
- the ilvC gene encoding ketol-acid reductoisomerase → MAKIYTDKDASLEPLKGKTIAVIGYGIQGRAQALNLRDSGLKVIIGLRKGGNSWNLAVSEGFEVYEVSDAVAQADVIMVLIPDMEQPKVWQNQIAPFLKEGAVVDFAHGFNIHYGLIKPPKNVDVIMVAPKAPGKAVREEFLAGRGVPALVAVHQDYSGAALKYALAIAKGIGATRAGVIETTFAEETETDLIGEQIVLVGGLMELIKKGFEVLVEMGYQPEVAYFEVLNEAKLIMDLIWQRGIYGMLNGVSDTAKYGGLTVGPKIIDEEVKKKMRIFALRVKSGEFAKEWVEEYARGGLTLKKLMESARTHPIEIVGAEMRKLLFGRQQE, encoded by the coding sequence ATGGCAAAGATCTATACTGACAAAGACGCATCTTTAGAGCCTCTAAAGGGGAAGACTATAGCAGTAATCGGATATGGCATACAAGGCAGGGCACAGGCTTTAAACCTAAGAGACAGCGGGCTGAAAGTAATAATTGGTTTAAGAAAGGGGGGCAACTCGTGGAATCTAGCAGTTTCGGAGGGGTTTGAAGTATACGAAGTTAGTGATGCTGTTGCGCAAGCAGATGTAATAATGGTGTTGATTCCCGATATGGAACAACCAAAGGTGTGGCAAAACCAGATAGCACCATTTTTAAAAGAGGGCGCCGTAGTTGACTTTGCCCACGGCTTTAACATACACTACGGCCTTATAAAACCGCCTAAAAATGTCGACGTAATAATGGTTGCACCTAAGGCGCCGGGTAAGGCCGTTAGAGAGGAATTTTTGGCAGGAAGAGGGGTGCCTGCGCTTGTAGCAGTACACCAAGATTACAGCGGCGCGGCTTTGAAATATGCGCTTGCTATAGCCAAGGGCATTGGCGCAACCAGGGCAGGAGTTATTGAAACTACATTTGCCGAAGAGACGGAAACAGATTTGATAGGCGAACAGATCGTATTAGTGGGCGGACTTATGGAGTTGATCAAAAAGGGGTTTGAGGTGCTTGTAGAAATGGGGTATCAACCAGAGGTGGCCTATTTCGAGGTTTTAAACGAGGCCAAACTCATCATGGACTTAATATGGCAAAGAGGTATCTACGGAATGTTAAACGGCGTCTCCGACACCGCTAAATACGGAGGTTTAACAGTGGGGCCTAAAATAATTGACGAAGAAGTAAAGAAAAAAATGCGGATCTTTGCACTTCGTGTAAAAAGCGGCGAATTTGCCAAGGAGTGGGTCGAGGAATATGCAAGAGGTGGTCTCACACTAAAAAAGTTGATGGAGTCTGCAAGAACCCACCCCATAGAGATAGTAGGCGCCGAGATGAGAAAGCTGTTATTTGGACGGCAGCAAGAGTAG
- a CDS encoding ABC transporter ATP-binding protein, producing MPPLLELRNVKMYYSTSRGVVRAVDGISFRLNKGEAMALVGESGSGKSSLAFTIIRLLPRNVAEIGGEIFFYDDELGTIDLMKMSEEEIRRKIRWKKISMVFQASMNALNPVLRVRDQMIEPLVLHLGLSEDEALKISEEALRSVGLTKDVLMRYPFELSGGMKQRVVIAMAIMMKPKLIILDEPTSALDVITQANIMNLLKELKTKYNLSYILITHDIALASEIADKIGVMYAGKLVELAPADVFFYKPKHPYSQKLLAAVPTLREEKTIEYIPGDVPSLITPPSGCRFHPRCPYAIKGKCDKEEPVMKHIEESEVACWLY from the coding sequence ATGCCGCCTTTACTCGAGCTACGCAATGTAAAGATGTATTACAGCACATCTAGAGGTGTTGTGAGAGCTGTTGACGGAATTTCCTTTAGGTTAAACAAGGGGGAGGCTATGGCTCTTGTAGGCGAAAGCGGTAGTGGCAAAAGTTCACTAGCATTTACAATAATAAGACTGTTGCCACGTAATGTCGCTGAAATCGGCGGAGAAATTTTCTTTTATGACGACGAATTAGGAACTATAGACTTGATGAAGATGAGCGAGGAGGAAATTAGGAGAAAGATACGTTGGAAGAAAATATCTATGGTGTTTCAAGCGTCTATGAACGCCCTGAATCCTGTATTGAGAGTGCGTGACCAAATGATAGAGCCCCTAGTCTTACATCTTGGTCTTTCAGAAGATGAAGCTTTAAAAATTTCCGAAGAAGCTCTCCGTTCCGTAGGCCTTACTAAAGATGTATTAATGAGATATCCTTTTGAACTTTCTGGAGGCATGAAACAGAGAGTAGTAATTGCTATGGCCATTATGATGAAACCAAAGTTAATAATTCTAGATGAGCCAACTTCTGCTCTTGATGTAATTACTCAAGCAAATATTATGAATTTATTAAAAGAACTAAAAACAAAATATAATTTATCATACATCCTTATTACTCACGATATAGCTTTAGCCTCTGAAATAGCCGACAAAATTGGCGTTATGTATGCCGGAAAACTTGTAGAACTAGCGCCTGCGGATGTCTTTTTCTATAAACCAAAACATCCATACTCACAGAAACTACTTGCTGCTGTGCCTACATTACGTGAAGAAAAGACTATAGAATATATCCCAGGCGATGTACCTAGTCTCATCACGCCGCCGTCTGGCTGTCGTTTTCATCCCCGATGTCCCTATGCGATAAAAGGCAAATGCGACAAAGAAGAACCTGTAATGAAACATATAGAAGAAAGCGAGGTTGCATGCTGGTTGTATTAA
- a CDS encoding PfkB family carbohydrate kinase: MEVTIVGNPTIDIIYTNKGIFKRYGGPTYYASLALAALYNNVRVLGVVSSEVAMELRKIFQEMGVKADLIEADVTTTFELDYRTKPRNVRLVKKPSRGIERVEGDIVILSPVYDELRDAEIRARIVVADLQGYLRAKIPLPDANLVHFSYDDIQMSMKELLNFAKRWLYVVYTLGEEGSYVVMGSKLYYINSARLNVEDVTGSGDVFLAVLTLYHYIRGMDLLASVCEASKYTAGFLITRRVQRYEYDCTIQVVQE; this comes from the coding sequence GTGGAAGTAACAATAGTGGGTAATCCAACAATTGACATCATATACACAAACAAAGGTATTTTTAAGAGATACGGCGGGCCTACATATTATGCATCTCTTGCACTAGCCGCACTATATAATAATGTAAGAGTCTTAGGTGTTGTATCATCGGAAGTAGCAATGGAACTAAGAAAAATATTTCAAGAAATGGGTGTAAAAGCCGATTTAATAGAGGCGGACGTCACTACAACATTTGAGCTAGACTACAGAACAAAGCCCAGGAATGTTAGACTAGTAAAAAAGCCTTCGAGAGGTATAGAGAGAGTAGAGGGGGACATTGTAATTTTGTCCCCAGTGTATGACGAGCTTAGGGATGCAGAGATACGTGCAAGAATTGTTGTGGCAGACCTACAGGGGTATTTACGTGCTAAAATACCGCTCCCTGATGCAAATTTGGTACATTTTTCATATGACGATATACAAATGTCGATGAAAGAACTCCTAAATTTCGCTAAGAGATGGCTATATGTTGTATATACACTTGGCGAAGAGGGCTCATATGTTGTTATGGGTAGCAAATTGTATTATATAAACAGTGCAAGACTTAACGTAGAGGATGTCACAGGTAGTGGCGACGTATTTCTAGCGGTTTTAACCCTCTACCACTATATAAGAGGCATGGATTTATTAGCTTCGGTATGTGAGGCTAGTAAGTATACGGCTGGGTTTTTAATAACTAGAAGAGTCCAGCGGTACGAGTATGATTGTACTATACAAGTTGTTCAAGAGTAG
- a CDS encoding ABC transporter ATP-binding protein, translating into MSLLEVKELKTWFPVKRGLFSPVRYVKAVDGVSFSMEKGEVLAVIGESGSGKTTLGRTILRLIKPTSGRIVFEGKDVTYLPESELRWYRFSTAMVFQDPFSSLNPYHTVQYILEEPLILRGVDPKERYEFVIKALEEVKLVPPEDFLRKYPHMLSGGQRQRVGIARALITRPKFIVADEPVSMLDVSIRAEILSLMRSLQTKYGITMMYITHDIATAKYLSDKILVMYAGKVVEYGRFRDVIKEPLHPYTQALIEALPDPDPSNRFKVRKVPPGEPPSLLNPPSGCRFHPRCPYAIKGKCDKEEPKLIEVKSGHYVACWLYNK; encoded by the coding sequence ATGTCGTTGTTAGAAGTTAAAGAACTTAAGACATGGTTTCCTGTAAAAAGGGGACTTTTTAGCCCTGTGAGATATGTGAAAGCGGTAGATGGAGTTAGCTTCTCAATGGAAAAAGGCGAGGTTTTAGCAGTGATTGGAGAGTCGGGATCTGGAAAGACTACACTAGGAAGGACAATTTTGAGACTTATAAAGCCCACCTCTGGCAGGATAGTATTTGAAGGCAAAGATGTTACGTATCTTCCAGAGTCTGAACTTAGGTGGTATAGATTTTCAACCGCAATGGTGTTTCAAGACCCCTTCAGTTCTTTAAACCCATATCATACAGTACAGTATATACTAGAGGAGCCGCTTATACTCAGAGGCGTAGATCCCAAAGAGAGGTATGAATTTGTCATAAAAGCTCTAGAGGAGGTAAAACTTGTACCGCCTGAAGACTTCCTCAGAAAATATCCACACATGTTGAGCGGCGGTCAGAGACAGCGTGTGGGTATTGCGAGAGCGCTTATTACAAGACCCAAGTTTATTGTTGCCGACGAGCCCGTCTCAATGCTCGACGTATCTATTAGAGCAGAGATACTTTCTCTCATGCGATCCTTACAGACTAAATACGGCATTACAATGATGTACATTACCCACGATATAGCCACTGCGAAATATTTATCTGACAAAATATTAGTTATGTATGCTGGAAAGGTTGTAGAGTATGGTAGATTTAGAGATGTTATAAAGGAGCCTTTACATCCATATACTCAAGCTCTAATAGAGGCTCTGCCTGATCCAGATCCCTCTAATAGATTTAAGGTTAGAAAAGTGCCGCCTGGCGAGCCGCCTAGTTTGTTAAATCCGCCGTCTGGCTGTCGTTTTCATCCTCGATGTCCCTATGCGATAAAAGGCAAATGCGACAAAGAAGAACCCAAATTAATAGAGGTGAAGAGCGGACATTACGTAGCTTGTTGGCTGTATAATAAATAA
- the rplX gene encoding 50S ribosomal protein L24: protein MPFTTSIQPRRQRLSLYTAPLHLRHKLFNAKLSPDLQKKLGVKRLPVRRGDTVMIMRGDFKGVTGKVVKVDLKKVRIYVEGATRTNSKGQTVYYPIHPSKVMIIDIDTSDKIRQKIIQRRKKE, encoded by the coding sequence ATGCCGTTTACTACATCTATACAGCCTAGACGACAACGGCTTAGCCTATACACGGCGCCGCTACATTTAAGACATAAGCTATTCAATGCAAAGCTCTCACCTGATTTACAGAAAAAATTGGGCGTAAAAAGACTTCCTGTAAGACGCGGCGATACGGTTATGATAATGAGAGGGGATTTCAAAGGTGTTACCGGCAAAGTCGTTAAAGTAGATCTTAAGAAGGTGAGAATATATGTAGAGGGAGCTACCAGGACAAATAGCAAGGGTCAAACCGTGTATTACCCAATACATCCCTCTAAAGTGATGATAATAGATATCGATACATCGGATAAGATTAGACAGAAAATAATACAGAGAAGAAAGAAGGAGTAG
- a CDS encoding polyprenyl synthetase family protein has product MSLPREILTALEQVRELLQNVGKSVEPRSLRDVIRYYIETPGKLLRPILLLTFSYSLDRKSIFETKIIQAAAIVELLHIVSLLQDDVMDKHDERRGVKTPRALYGDGRSIVASDWIIAESIKRALQLGPEVVEYLADVAQRLSIGQALDLDGEYKKAAEFKTAPLIEATLVLPIILLGRRELFDTATKLGRLLGILYQYSDDYSDEKREKDDMVNIAIEIKKMLMKLKSTLGETFTPFERLIKGIIEKALEGTLTPSRSFIS; this is encoded by the coding sequence GTGTCATTACCTCGCGAGATTCTAACGGCGCTCGAACAAGTCAGAGAACTTCTCCAAAACGTTGGAAAGAGTGTTGAGCCTAGATCTCTTCGCGACGTTATACGTTACTACATAGAGACCCCAGGAAAACTCCTTAGGCCTATTCTCCTTCTCACATTTTCCTATAGTCTTGACAGAAAGTCTATATTTGAAACAAAGATTATACAAGCAGCGGCTATAGTAGAGTTATTACATATTGTATCTTTACTTCAGGACGATGTCATGGACAAACACGACGAAAGAAGAGGGGTTAAGACGCCACGGGCATTATATGGGGATGGAAGATCTATAGTAGCAAGCGACTGGATTATTGCAGAGTCTATAAAAAGGGCGTTGCAGCTTGGGCCAGAAGTTGTAGAATATCTAGCAGATGTCGCACAGAGACTATCAATAGGGCAAGCCTTAGATCTTGACGGCGAATACAAAAAAGCCGCAGAGTTTAAAACTGCACCGCTCATTGAGGCCACGCTGGTGTTGCCGATCATTCTATTAGGTAGAAGAGAACTTTTTGATACCGCTACAAAACTAGGTCGCTTGCTTGGCATATTATATCAGTATTCAGATGACTATAGCGACGAGAAAAGAGAAAAAGACGATATGGTAAATATCGCGATAGAAATAAAGAAAATGTTAATGAAATTAAAAAGTACATTAGGCGAGACATTCACCCCATTTGAAAGACTTATAAAAGGTATTATTGAAAAAGCACTAGAAGGTACTTTAACGCCATCAAGAAGTTTTATATCTTGA
- a CDS encoding MBL fold metallo-hydrolase: MKIRFLGGAGEVGRLAVFLKTASNGILLDYGVSFDAQGRPVFPLHIRPRDLTAVFLSHAHLDHSGGLPLLYISSRTPIYSTSLTMELSDLMYTDAIKLSGYYLPYTQEEVRETMASAIPLIYGEPVEIGRDAVLTIYNAGHIPGSAIGVVEVEGWVVVFTGDFNTVDTNLLRGADVYNLPKNPDVIIMEATYASTDHPPREKLERDFIQAVRETLEGGGSVLIPSFALGRAQEILLTLVKHGVDKYPIYIDGLARQINQIIARYPHLLRDPGLYKKALEVAIEVPSAYVRKGALEEHSVIIAPAGMLKGGAALYYFKKMAQNKKNGIFLPSFQAPNTPGFEILSKGYAVVDGTIIKVDARLEWFDFSAHAGRRELEHFIKRFSRDTKIILVHTDPLSASVLIRRLINEGYDNIYLPTAPGEEVRISSLKE; this comes from the coding sequence GTGAAGATAAGATTCTTAGGCGGCGCAGGCGAGGTAGGTAGACTAGCTGTTTTTTTAAAAACAGCGTCAAATGGCATATTGCTAGACTACGGCGTATCTTTTGACGCACAAGGCAGGCCGGTATTTCCGCTTCACATACGCCCGCGAGACCTCACAGCGGTTTTTCTCAGCCATGCCCACTTGGATCACAGCGGCGGACTTCCTTTACTCTATATTTCGTCTAGGACTCCTATTTATTCGACATCTCTTACTATGGAGCTAAGCGATTTGATGTATACAGATGCAATAAAACTCTCTGGATATTATCTGCCTTATACGCAAGAAGAGGTTAGAGAAACCATGGCAAGCGCTATACCTCTTATATACGGCGAGCCCGTAGAAATTGGTAGAGACGCTGTTTTAACAATCTATAACGCCGGTCATATACCTGGGAGTGCAATAGGCGTAGTTGAAGTGGAGGGTTGGGTTGTGGTTTTTACAGGCGACTTCAACACAGTGGATACAAACCTACTTAGGGGGGCTGATGTATATAACTTGCCGAAAAACCCCGACGTTATAATAATGGAGGCGACATATGCCTCTACGGATCATCCACCACGCGAGAAACTTGAAAGAGATTTTATACAGGCTGTAAGAGAAACTTTAGAGGGCGGCGGCTCTGTGTTAATACCGTCTTTTGCACTAGGTAGAGCACAGGAGATTTTACTAACGCTGGTGAAACATGGCGTAGATAAATACCCAATATATATCGATGGACTTGCGAGACAGATAAATCAAATCATTGCGAGATATCCACATCTGTTAAGAGACCCCGGCCTTTATAAAAAAGCCCTAGAAGTAGCTATAGAGGTACCTAGCGCGTATGTGAGAAAAGGGGCGCTAGAGGAACATTCAGTGATTATAGCCCCAGCAGGCATGTTAAAAGGCGGCGCTGCTTTATATTACTTCAAAAAGATGGCACAAAACAAGAAAAATGGTATATTCCTACCATCTTTCCAAGCTCCAAATACGCCTGGGTTTGAAATTTTAAGCAAAGGATACGCTGTAGTTGATGGTACAATAATAAAAGTTGACGCAAGACTTGAATGGTTTGACTTCAGCGCACATGCTGGGAGGAGGGAATTAGAGCATTTTATAAAGAGGTTCTCTAGAGATACGAAGATCATACTTGTACACACAGATCCTCTATCTGCATCAGTATTAATCCGACGCCTTATAAACGAGGGATATGATAACATCTATCTCCCAACAGCGCCAGGGGAAGAAGTTCGCATCAGTAGTTTAAAAGAGTAG